The following are from one region of the Aspergillus chevalieri M1 DNA, chromosome 1, nearly complete sequence genome:
- the tom1 gene encoding E3 ubiquitin-protein ligase TOM1 (COG:O;~EggNog:ENOG410PHS9;~InterPro:IPR035983,IPR025527,IPR000569,IPR010314;~PFAM:PF14377,PF00632,PF06025;~go_function: GO:0004842 - ubiquitin-protein transferase activity [Evidence IEA]) translates to MFLARKAVNELGTEDGSEDVASQDEWRDALLALLRTLPGSSSRTPETLVSAGIIRLFVDVLNLRTEKARRVYSRTIEFLDTFVHAVRDALGTLTAAKGFDAISDLIEYETKTAFENVSKGLGIPSRHKTPSMDYQIPYFQQQTLRWMFRFVNHIMQHAHGGFDRVLRNLIDSPQLLTSLKLVFENARVYGSHVWSNAVNILSSFIHNEPTSYGVIAEAGLSKALLQAVMQSELKVQEKLTAEPEETGAEGAAAQGEAPSEPAAVVPTQSTGVRERSREYPLVRPKGMQLAPGILTAPEALSCIPTAFGAICLNSSGLQLFQSSHALESFFEIFENPEHVRSLKDDSHLVRSLGTTFDELVRHHPAIKSSIMTAVIVMVARVALLCKSKAWSHGMGTKLWTEDLQGRASISGDLFVLFREVGLPLDGSSTDAVQNLGVPELNATTLPNGGHLTMGDLNHIVPSLNESLEPKDQDDNGLTATDYIYPVLRFLGAFFENQSNCAYFIESGAVEFILDFATLQSLPFDFHNTDANQELTVLVHMLVETKPHLVLPSLVNRAQSVVDNLSGFCSEPKDAGFFTSLIKPPQEQVSEEKGKDVLSFSKENGTYFAKNMGAALILTDLLREVYSMPLYQTRHHTSAFLQVNLADRYTSLVTALGKLHAACVWEEILLEKNIPDTWDQATKVQAAGNAMETSQDTAEPSNTGESLSQSTTESQIEGSDTAQTPANRDPKDSSSKAPEGVAFKNVRALRYLLSSLPTSITGFYHNLGLGLIGKRKAESYPRQNANMVAESIATAVLNQLQFSPPNSSDNPKHRFAYLIVILSSFSHLLFEASAERPQAQYLTLVLFAFKRIGGLEAIKHVCDVFIQEVKALTPPESVSESEKDVSARLTSAYGGIRIIFNFFSGLASGKNIIESSQTQAITSSSDRERERSDYFQPGQFLVDLRMEILPMVREHWNSDFATQSSSSIIKCMVDILRSCLDGEYEVGAARRSENPPAVMEVTRRKFVANKDRVVSLQEKGFDKELAKEAVYRCNNVSGAAEEYCKAQNWLRAPPRLPPSSNDIESMRSGATSGGEAPEDTMDSPFFNSGPLESSALAMLLSQASDRGGQPRGRSAETGTGNGPEVLARALNDILNHERPGDNDREGPSSSNPRNSNSSGAPPSSEPTNRPASQESQQPTEQPARRCEVSTIEDLDAEREKVRSNMIERCLDVLNEHHDVSFELSDLISSATRKHRDPEGFRREVGEILVQSLVSLQMENFQTAGKKIAAYAHILALVLQDKDMYNATLEELKDYFETFLSFVKTPKPEPNESFPWIGHVLLILERLLSDDAQPQQIRWTPPSLDDPNPEGNEPAQLQEPLVSQDQKTRLFEAIIEILPRVGKDDALALSVCRILVILTRHRSIATSLGEKQNLQRLFVMVKQLSSATNAKLQSAFMLILRHIIEDEDTIRQIMRSEIVANFEAKSSRHIDTTSYVRQMYHLVLRSPEIFVEVTNEKLKLMRYDSHQRPQTLALKSDPSSKSSSSQEGDNQKPSVDELASEDKDKDKDKGKGAELKPPVVENPDGVIHYLLSELLSYKDVDDKEQPAETSQQPGQDQSASQTEVEMATDEQSTPASGADAQANRDSKKPEKPAFKADEHPIYIYRCFLLQCLTELLSSYNRTKVEFINFSRKADPLATTPSKPRSGVLNYLLNALIPIGTMEHDESVTFKKRNNTSSWTSRVLVALCTKTGEFGGTPKRRSEQKLNEEDEPELAFVRRFTLEHALRSYKDANASNEPLDSKYSKLMSLADLFDKMLSGYTFVSGDSAYPASTRHLAKTMFEKNFINALTASIADVDLNFPASKRVIKYILRPLNKLTQTAVILSETSDISTLGETEEDEISSATSVSDIDDEREETPDLFRHSTLGMLEPRHEEETSSEESGEEDDDEMYDDEYDEEMDYDEDMPEDDGEVVSDEDDEEGVGPIEGLPGDTGEITGDHDNESLEEGEDDDDEWESEEISENDEEAEMMDQFEDQLADIRQTDPHGDGQRFDDLFRVLNEAAGGMDDLQDDGLMGEMHDDIVDDMQEDEDDEGIDEFEEDLGDDADDDQGSYQGVDEDDDMLDTWDIDGDDLPLPRGGQPPRFGGGQPTWAAVTGFMPGRNGGLVPIQPYRLHRAQAPTSTNNDGTNPLLVRSDRGAEQAAPANAGAEAFSDWVHGIEQPPAGRMLQMDSPVSFMNAILQAIGGQGAPGFGVITRPEGIQLHVDQRAILPNQVQDIFGLGRPQAPPTRPRDDPSQAVSFALDTTRNRWQEEAGILFSNTYVEKTQRVINSLLKILVPPAIEEEKKRLKQLEEERKRREEERAEKEHQERIAREEEEKERKRQEEEENAKRQQEREQQEAERQAAGEAAEPMDDVQQTESAAEAAAAPESGPAEPVQRVTTTIRGRELDITGMEIDPEYLEALPEDLREEVIMQQVAEQRSQAAAAGEEPSEINPEFLEALPDDIREELLQQEAADRRRRERDNARRQAAAGAGAGAGAGGPSHTEELETPAGFLATLDPILRQSILADQPEEVLATLGPEYVSEARTLPGRRLAQFGDIPRLDRHRDEPNEEPEEQKKPQRRQIVQMLDKAGVATLLRLMFMPLQGNARHQLNDILHNVCQNRQNRMEVISLLLSVLQDGSVDVSAIERSFAQLSLRAKAPAVQKTPQSIKRNLFFQTSSSVSSEVTPIMVVQQCLSALSFLSQYNPHIAWFFLTEHDPSTLKLKALRKGKGKENRANKFALNALLSLLDRQLIMDSPNCMEQLSSLLSSITHPLNLLLRREKEKQEEEKEKEKGKQPEQPQEEQRLAEQEQAQPSETTEFPGSGADATMTDAPLPTVETTEPQGAESAQAEDDTSAEANKPDKAKEPSGDEKHKRKTIEPPVIPDYNLQLVVHILAARECNGKTFRDTLSTINNLSAIPGARDVIGNELLSQSRRLSTTILTDLDELLPHIHQARTGTDMQGLALAKFSPASSDQAKLLRALTALDYLFDPNRIDKTKQNEPESAAKEDVLQSLYETSTFGPLWTKLSECLTAIRMKENMLNVATILLPLIEALMVVCKNTTLKETSRNSRELSVSNTSIDANMGIENLFFKFTEEHRKILNELVRQNPKLMSGSFSLLVKNPKVLEFDNKRNYFTRRVHSRGAEPRQPHPPLQLSVRRDQVFLDSFKSLYFKTADELKYGKLNVRFIGEEGVDAGGVTREWFQVLARGMFNPNYALFIPVAADSTTFHPNRLSGVNSEHLMFFKFIGRIIGKALYEGRVLDCHFSRAVYKCILGRSVSIKDMETLDLDYYKSLLWMLENDITDIITETFSVETDDFGEKQVIDLIENGRNIPVTQENKEEYVQRVVDYRLLRSVNEQLDNFLKGFHEIIPPDLISIFTEQELELLISGLPEIDVDDWKANTEYHNYSASSAQIQWFWRAVRSFDKEERAKLLQFVTGTSKVPLNGFKELEGMNGINRFNIHRDYGDKERLPSSHTCFNQLDLPEYESYETLRQRLYTAMTAGSEYFGFA, encoded by the exons TCTGCCGGTATCATCCGACTGTTTGTCGATGTTTTGAACCTTCGAACTGAGAAGGCTCGCCGCGTATACTCGCGTACCATCGAGTTCCTTGATACTTTCGTCCATGCAGTTCGGGATGCTCTTGGAACTCTTACGGCCGCCAAAGGTTTTGATGCCATTTCTGATCTGATCGAATACGAAACAAAAACGGCCTTTGAGAACGTCTCAAAGGGCTTGGGTATTCCTTCTCGTCACAAAACTCCATCGATGGATTACCAGATCCCGTATTTCCAGCAACAGACCCTTAGATGGATGTTCCGATTCGTCAATCACATCATGCAACATGCCCATGGTGGTTTTGACCGTGTTCTTCGAAACCTGATCGATTCTCCACAGCTGCTGACGTCCCTAAAGTTGGTTTTCGAGAATGCTCGGGTATATGGTTCCCACGTTTGGAGCAACGCGGTCAACATCCTCAGCAGCTTCATCCACAACGAACCTACTAGCTATGGGGTCATCGCTGAAGCGGGCTTGAGCAAGGCTCTCTTACAGGCCGTCATGCAATCTGAACTTAAGGTCCAAGAGAAACTGACTGCTGAACCTGAAGAGACTGGAGCCGAGGGCGCCGCAGCTCAGGGCGAAGCTCCATCTGAGCCTGCGGCTGTCGTACCTACCCAGTCGACAGGCGTGCGTGAAAGGTCTCGTGAATATCCTCTTGTTCGACCTAAGGGGATGCAGCTTGCACCTGGAATCTTGACTGCCCCAGAGGCTTTATCATGTATACCCACGGCTTTTGGTGCCATTTGCTTGAACTCGTCTGGTTTACAGCTTTTCCAATCGTCCCATGCATTGGAAAGTTTCTTCGAGATTTTCGAGAATCCCGAGCACGTGAGGAGCCTGAAAGACGACTCGCATCTCGTTCGTTCACTGGGCACAACTTTCGATGAATTAGTTCGGCATCATCCTGCAATAAAGTCATCCATTATGACCGCAGTCATTGTGATGGTTGCTCGTGTTGCTCTTTTGTGTAAAAGTAAGGCGTGGTCGCATGGGATGGGAACAAAGCTGTGGACCGAAGACTTGCAGGGCAGAGCATCGATTTCGGGCGACCTATTTGTCTTGTTCAGGGAAGTTGGACTGCCTCTCGACGGATCTTCCACAGATGCTGTTCAGAACCTTGGAGTTCCGGAGCTCAACGCTACGACGCTTCCCAACGGTGGCCACCTCACAATGGGTGACCTAAACCATATCGTGCCGTCCTTGAACGAATCCCTGGAACCCAAAGATCAAGACGACAATGGACTTACTGCGACGGATTACATTTATCCTGTACTCCGATTCCTCGGAGCATTCTTCGAGAACCAAAGCAACTGCGCGTACTTCATCGAATCCGGAGCTGTCGAATTCATCTTGGATTTCGCGACTTTGCAGAGTCTGCCCTTTGATTTCCACAACACGGACGCCAATCAAGAATTAACCGTGCTGGTACACATGCTTGTGGAAACCAAACCGCATCTTGTCCTTCCGTCTCTCGTAAATCGGGCGCAGTCTGTGGTGGATAATCTCTCTGGCTTCTGCTCCGAACCCAAGGACGCTGGTTTCTTCACGTCCCTAATAAAGCCGCCACAAGAACAAGTGTccgaagaaaaaggaaaagatgTGCTGAGTTTCTCCAAAGAGAACGGCACGTACTTCGCCAAAAATATGGGCGCGGCCTTGATTTTGACCGATTTACTCCGCGAAGTTTACTCCATGCCGCTGTATCAGACTCGGCATCATACTTCCGCTTTTCTCCAAGTAAACCTGGCTGATCGATATACCTCGCTCGTGACGGCCCTAGGAAAACTGCATGCGGCGTGTGTCTGGGAAGAAATCTTACTTGAAAAGAATATTCCAGACACCTGGGATCAAGCGACGAAAGTCCAAGCCGCCGGTAATGCCATGGAAACGTCGCAGGATACTGCTGAGCCCTCCAACACAGGAGAAAGCTTATCCCAGTCTACAACTGAGTCTCAAATAGAAGGTAGTGACACTGCTCAGACTCCTGCCAATCGGGATCCCAAGGACAGCTCCTCAAAAGCTCCCGAAGGTGTCGCATTCAAAAATGTGCGGGCATTGCGTTATCTTCTTAGTTCGCTGCCCACTTCCATAACGGGCTTTTACCACAACCTTGGCCTGGGACTTATCGGAAAGAGAAAGGCAGAGTCCTATCCGAGACAGAATGCGAACATGGTTGCTGAATCTATCGCAACGGCTGTTCTCAATCAATTACAGTTCAGTCCTCCGAACTCGAGCGATAACCCGAAGCATCGGTTCGCTTACCTGATTGTCATACTCTCATCCTTTTCACATCTGCTTTTTGAAG CATCCGCCGAACGCCCTCAAGCGCAGTATCTCACCCTCGTTCTGTTTGCGTTCAAGAGGATTGGTGGTTTGGAAGCCATCAAGCATGTCTGTGATGTTTTTATCCAGGAGGTTAAAGCTCTGACGCCGCCCGAATCCGTGTCTGAGTCTGAAAAGGATGTCTCGGCCCGACTTACATCTGCGTACGGAGGTATCCGGATCatcttcaatttcttctCTGGGCTCGCTTCTGGAAAGAACATCATCGAATCCAGCCAGACGCAGGCCATAACTTCCAGCAGTGACCGGGAGCGTGAACGATCTGATTACTTCCAACCCGGACAGTTCCTGGTGGACCTGCGGATGGAAATCTTGCCTATGGTTCGGGAACATTGGAACTCCGACTTCGCAACCCAGTCATCAAGTTCAATCATAAAGTGCATGGTTGATATCTTGCGGTCTTGCCTTGATGGTGAATATGAGGTTGGGGCTGCTCGGCGCTCCGAAAATCCCCCTGCAGTCATGGAGGTGACTAGGAGAAAATTCGTTGCCAATAAGGACCGTGTTGTTTCTTTGCAAGAGAAAGGTTTTGACAAGGAGCTCGCTAAGGAGGCTGTATACCGTTGCAATAACGTTTCCGGTGCCGCTGAAGAATACTGCAAGGCGCAGAACTGGTTGCGGGCCCCCCCAAGACTCCCTCCATCTTCCAATGACATTGAATCTATGAGATCTGGGGCAACGTCTGGCGGGGAGGCTCCCGAAGACACGATGGACTCCCCATTCTTCAATAGTGGCCCTCTGGAGTCTTCTGCACTCGCCATGCTCCTTTCACAAGCTTCCGATCGAGGCGGCCAGCCCCGAGGAAGAAGTGCAGAGACCGGCACCGGCAATGGCCCCGAGGTCCTTGCGCGGGCCCTTAATGATATCCTGAACCATGAGCGACCCGGCGATAATGACCGGGAGGGTCCTTCGAGCAGCAACCCAAGAAACTCCAATTCTTCCGGTGCCCCGCCATCCTCTGAGCCCACTAATCGACCCGCAAGCCAGGAGTCGCAGCAACCCACCGAACAGCCTGCTCGACGATGCGAAGTGTCCACCATCGAGGATTTGGATGCGGAACGTGAAAAGGTTCGCTCCAACATGATCGAGCGTTGCTTGGATGTTCTTAACGAGCATCACGATGTGTCGTTTGAGTTATCGGATTTGATCTCCTCGGCCACAAGGAAGCACCGTGATCCAGAGGGCTTCCGTAGGGAAGTTGGTGAAATTCTTGTCCAGTCCCTAGTTTCTCTGCAGATGGAGAACTTCCAGACTGCTGGGAAGAAAATCGCCGCCTACGCTCACATCCTGGCCTTGGTCCTTCAAGACAAAGACATGTACAACGCTACGCTGGAAGAATTGAAGGATTACTTTGAGACTTTCCTTTCGTTTGTCAAGACTCCAAAGCCAGAACCGAACGAGTCTTTCCCTTGGATTGGACATGTGTTGCTCATCCTTGAAAGATTACTATCTGACGACGCGCAGCCTCAGCAAATTCGTTGGACACCCCCCAGTCTGGATGACCCGAACCCGGAGGGTAATGAGCCAGCACAACTGCAAGAGCCTCTCGTCTCGCAAGACCAAAAGACGCGGCTTTTTGAGGCGATTATTGAAATTCTGCCGAGAGTAGGGAAGGATGACGCATTGGCGCTTTCGGTGTGCCGAATTCTTGTGATTCTCACGCGGCACCGCAGTATCGCTACTAGTTTAGGAGAGAAGCAAAACTTACAGCGTCTATTTGTCATGGTCAAGCAGCTCTCTAGTGCTACGAACGCGAAGCTTCAAAGTGCATTCATGTTGATCTTGAGGCACATCATCGAAGACGAGGACACCATCCGGCAAATCATGAGGAGCGAGATTGTGGCTAATTTTGAAGCCAAATCGTCTCGTCATATCGATACGACTAGTTACGTTCGCCAAATGTACCACCTCGTGCTCAGATCACCAGAAATTTTCGTGGAAGTGACCAACGAGAAGCTGAAGCTGATGCGATACGATTCGCATCAGCGCCCCCAGACACTCGCCTTGAAATCCGATCCATCCTCAAAGTCCTCGTCTAGCCAAGAAGGGGACAATCAGAAGCCTTCTGTGGATGAGCTGGCGTCTGaggacaaggacaaggacaaggacaAGGGTAAGGGTGCTGAGCTGAAGCCACCAGTCGTCGAGAACCCGGACGGAGTCATTCACTACTTACTCTCGGAGCTCTTGTCCTACAAAGATGTTGACGACAAAGAGCAACCGGCTGAGACTTCACAGCAGCCTGGACAAGACCAGTCTGCATCTCAGACTGAAGTCGAAATGGCAACAGATGAACAATCCACTCCCGCCTCAGGGGCTGACGCTCAGGCGAACCGCGATTCCAAGAAGCCAGAGAAGCCGGCGTTCAAAGCGGATGAGCATCCGATCTACATTTACAGGTGCTTCCTTCTCCAGTGTCTGACGGAACTGCTTTCGTCGTACAACCGAACGAAGGTTGAATTCATCAACTTCTCTCGCAAGGCAGATCCTCTTGCCACGACACCGTCAAAGCCTCGCTCGGGTGTCCTCAACTACCTCCTGAACGCTCTCATTCCGATCGGTACCATGGAGCACGACGAATCTGTGACTTTCAAGAAGCGAAACAACACGTCTTCATGGACATCGCGCGTGCTTGTTGCATTGTGCACCAAGACCGGCGAATTTGGTGGAACTCCAAAACGGCGCAGTGAGCAAAAGCTCAacgaagaagatgaaccgGAACTTGCTTTTGTCCGCAGATTCACCCTTGAGCATGCTTTGCGTTCCTACAAAGACGCTAATGCGTCGAACGAGCCTTTGGATTCCAAGTACTCGAAACTGATGTCACTTGCTGACCTGTTTGACAAGATGCTCAGCGGGTATACATTTGTTTCGGGGGATTCGGCGTACCCAGCTTCGACAAGACACCTTGCGAAGACCATGTTTGAGAAGAATTTTATCAACGCCCTCACTGCTTCAATCGCAGACGTTGACCTCAACTTCCCTGCTTCCAAGCGCGTTATCAAATACATCTTGCGGCCTCTCAACAAACTCACGCAGACTGCTGTTATTTTGAGTGAGACCTCAGATATTTCTACCCTCGGGGAGACTGAGGAAGACGAGATTTCCTCCGCAACATCGGTTTCGGACATCGACGACGAACGTGAAGAGACCCCTGATCTTTTCCGCCACTCCACCTTAGGCATGCTCGAGCCTCGTCATGAGGAAGAAACAAGCTCCGAGGAGTCtggcgaggaagacgatgacgAGATGTATGATGACGAATATGACGAAGAAATGGACTACGACGAAGACATGCCCGAAGACGACGGTGAAGTGGTTagcgacgaggatgatgaagagggcGTCGGGCCCATTGAAGGCCTTCCTGGTGACACCG GCGAAATCACCGGCGATCATGATAACGAAAGTCTggaagaaggcgaagatgatgacgacgaatGGGAAAGCGAAGAAATTTCCGAAAATGACGAAGAGGCCGAGATGATGGATCAGTTCGAAGATCAATTGGCCGACATTCGACAGACGGACCCTCACGGTGATGGTCAGCGATTTGATGATTTGTTCCGTGTCCTGAATGAGGCTGCCGGAGGAATGGATGACCTCCAAGATGATGGTCTTATGGGGGAGATGCATGATGATATTGTTGATGATATGCAGGAGGACGAAG ATGATGAAGGAATTGATGAATTTGAGGAGGATCTTGGCGACGATGCCGATGACGACCAAGGGTCATACCAGGGCGTCGACGAAG ATGACGATATGCTTGACACTTGGGACATAGATGGTGATGACCTTCCATTGCCACGTGGTGGACAACCTCCCCGGTTTGGTGGCGGTCAACCAACGTGGGCTGCTGTTACCGGATTTATGCCCGGTCGTAACGGTGGACTTGTTCCCATTCAGCCTTATCGACTCCACCGAGCTCAAGCACCCACAAGCACCAATAATGATGGAACCAACCCTTTGCTTGTTCGCAGCGATCGTGGGGCTGAACAGGCCGCCCCAGCCAATGCGGGTGCTGAGGCTTTCTCCGACTGGGTGCATGGCATTGAACAACCTCCTGCGGGACGCATGCTCCAGATGGATAGCCCTGTCAGCTTCATGAATGCCATTCTACAGGCCATTGGTGGACAAGGTGCACCGGGCTTTGGTGTCATCACTCGCCCCGAGGGTATCCAACTTCATGTTGATCAACGGGCTATTCTGCCAAATCAAGTTCAGGACATCTTCGGTTTAGGTAGACCACAAGCACCTCCGACTCGTCCAAGGGACGATCCATCTCAAGCAGTCAGCTTCGCTCTGGATACCACTAGGAACCGCTGGCAAGAGGAAGCCGGCATCCTGTTCAGCAACACCTATGTGGAGAAAACACAACGCGTTATCAACTCTCTTCTCAAGATTCTCGTTCCTCCTGccattgaagaagagaagaagcgacTCAAGCAACTGGAGGAAGAGCGCAAGCGACGCGAGGAAGAGAGGGCAGAAaaagagcatcaagagcgtATTGCcagggaagaggaagagaaagagcgaAAGCgacaagaggaagaagagaatgcCAAACGGCAGCAGGAAAGGGAGCAGCAGGAAGCCGAACGACAGGCCGCTGGAGAGGCTGCAGAGCCGATGGATGATGTTCAACAAACTGAATCCGCTGCagaagctgctgctgcccctgAGTCTGGTCCGGCTGAGCCCGTTCAACGGGTTACGACGACAATCAGAGGCCGCGAGCTTGACATTACGGGGATGGAGATCGACCCGGAGTACCTTGAGGCTCTACCCGAAGACTTGAGGGAAGAGGTTATCATGCAGCAGGTCGCCGAGCAGCGCTCGCAGGCTGCCGCAGCGGGCGAAGAACCGAGTGAGATCAACCCTGAATTTTTGGAGGCATTGCCTGATGATATTCGCGAGGAACTGCTGCAACAAGAAGCCGCAGACCGCCGTCGTCGGGAACGTGATAATGCACGTAGACAGGCCGCAGCTGGTGCCGGTGCtggtgccggtgccggtggtCCGTCTCATACCGAAGAACTCGAGACTCCCGCTGGGTTCCTGGCTACTTTGGACCCCATCTTGCGACAGTCCATCCTTGCCGACCAACCAGAAGAAGTCCTGGCGACTCTGGGTCCAGAATATGTCTCCGAAGCGCGTACTCTTCCAGGGAGACGGTTGGCTCAATTTGGCGATATTCCCCGACTTGATCGACACAGGGATGAGCCAAATGAGGAACcagaggagcagaagaagccgCAGCGGCGACAGATCGTGCAAATGCTCGACAAGGCCGGTGTTGCAACCCTCCTCCGATTAATGTTCATGCCTTTGCAAGGCAACGCGCGCCATCAACTGAACGACATTCTCCACAACGTCTGCCAGAATCGCCAGAACCGGATGGAGGTCATCAGTCTCCTCTTATCCGTGCTGCAAGACGGTAGCGTGGATGTCTCGGCCATTGAACGTAGCTTCGCGCAGCTGTCACTTCGTGCCAAGGCTCCTGCAGTGCAGAAGACACCTCAATCTATCAAGCGAAACCTGTTCTTCCAGACATCTTCGAGCGTGAGCAGTGAGGTAACTCCGATTATGGTGGTGCAACAATGTCTGTCGgctctttctttcctgtcGCAGTACAACCCCCATATCGCATGGTTCTTCCTCACCGAGCATGATCCCTCTACGTTGAAACTGAAGGCTCTTCGAAAGGGCAAGGGCAAGGAAAACCGTGCGAACAAGTTCGCTCTGAATGCTctgctttctcttcttgaCCGGCAGTTGATTATGGACAGTCCAAACTGCATGGAACAGCTTTCAAGTCTTCTTAGCAGCATCACACATCCTCTCAACTTGCTTCTTCGGcgcgagaaggagaagcaagaagaggagaaggagaaagagaagggcaAGCAGCCTGAGCAACCTCAAGAAGAGCAGCGCCTGGCAGAACAAGAACAGGCGCAGCCTTCCGAAACAACTGAATTTCCTGGCTCTGGTGCCGATGCGACCATGACAGATGCTCCTCTCCCAACCGTGGAGACCACCGAACCGCAAGGTGCAGAGTCTGCGCAGGCCGAAGACGACACATCCGCAGAGGCCAACAAGCCGGACAAGGCCAAGGAACCTTCGGGAGACGAGAAGCACAAGCGGAAAACCATCGAACCTCCTGTCATCCCTGATTACAACTTACAACTAGTCGTCCATATCCTTGCTGCTCGTGAATGCAACGGGAAGACGTTCAGGGACACGCTCTCAACCATCAATAATCTGTCAGCCATTCCCGGAGCGCGTGATGTGATTGGAAACGAACTTCTCAGCCAGTCTAGAAGGCTGAGCACCACGATCTTGACCGACTTGGATGAGTTGTTGCCTCATATCCACCAGGCTCGGACTGGTACCGACATGCAAGGATTGGCACTAGCGAAATTCTCTCCAGCTAGCTCCGATCAGGCGAAGCTGTTGCGTGCTCTAACGGCGCTTGACTACCTATTTGACCCTAACCGTATCGACAAGACCAAGCAAAACGAGCCCGAATCTGCTGCTAAGGAAGATGTTCTCCAGAGCTTGTACGAGACCTCTACATTTGGGCCCCTCTGGACTAAGCTGAGCGAATGTTTGACCGCTATTCGGATGAAGGAGAATATGCTGAACGTGGCTACTATTCTTCTCCCATTGATCGAAGCCCTGATGGTTGTTTGCAAGAACACGACTCTGAAGGAGACTTCTCGGAACAGCCGGGAATTGTCTGTGTCTAACACGTCTATCGATGCCAACATGGGTATAGAGAATCTGTTCTTCAAGTTTACTGAGGAACATCGCAAGATCCTCAACGAACTGGTTCGCCAGAACCCCAAGCTCATGAGCGGCTCCTTCTCTTTGCTCGTCAAGAACCCCAAGGTCCTCGAGTTCGACAACAAGCGCAATTACTTCACCCGGCGAGTCCATTCCCGTGGCGCGGAGCCCCGTCAACCTCATCCACCCCTTCAACTCTCTGTGCGCAGAGATCAGGTGTTCTTGGACTCCTTCAAGTCTCTGTATTTCAAGACGGCAGATGAGTTGAAGTATGGCAAATTGAACGTGCGCTTCATTGGCGAAGAGGGTGTCGACGCAGGTGGTGTAACGAGAGAATGGTTTCAAGTTCTTGCGCGCGGCATGTTCAACCCCAACTACGCGTTGTTTATCCCAGTCGCTGCCGACAGCACAACCTTCCATCCTAATCGCCTGAGTGGAGTCAACTCGGAACACTTGATGTTTTTCAAATTCATCGGGCGGATCATCGGTAAAGCTCTCTATGAGGGTCGCGTTCTCGACTGCCACTTCAGCCGAGCGGTGTACAAGTGCATTCTCGGAAGAAGCGTGTCTATCAAGGACATGGAGACACTTGACCTCGATTACTACAAATCTCTCCTCTGGATGCTCGAGAACGATATCACCGACATTATCACGGAGACCTTCTCCGTGGAGACGGATGACTTTGGAGAGAAGCAAGTGATCGACCTGATCGAGAACGGTCGCAACATCCCTGTTACCCAAGAGAACAAGGAAGAATACGTGCAGCGTGTGGTTGATTACCGCCTGCTCAGATCCGTCAATGAGCAACTCGATAATTTCCTCAAGG GCTTCCATGAAATCATCCCACCAGATCTTATTTCCATCTTCACTGAGCAGGAGCTCGAACTGTTGATTTCCGGTTTGCCCGAGATTGATGTGGACGACTGGAAGGCCAACACCGAGTACCATAACTATTCAGCGTCCTCGGCCCAGATCCAATGGTTCTGGCGTGCAGTGCGTTCCTTCGACAAGGAAGAGCGTGCCAAACTGCTCCAGTTTGTCACTGGAACCAGTAAAGTGCCACTCAACGGCTTCAAGGAACTCGAGGGTATGAACGGAATCAACAGGTTCAACATCCATCGCGACTACGGTGACAAGGAGCGCCTGCCTAGCTCGCATACATGCTTCAACC AGCTTGATCTCCCAGAATACGAAAGCTACGAAACACTCAGGCAGCGCCTGTATACAGCAATGACGGCTGGCAGCGAATACTTTGGGTTTGCATAG